The genomic DNA AGGTTCCCTCTGACGGCGCAATTATTTGTAACCCGCAGAGTACAAATGTGATGCCGGTTGTGGGACGGTATCGCGAGCACGTTGTTGATTACACACAAACACCGCTCGACGGGGTCACCTTGAGGGTTCCGGGCGAACATAATAAGGCAAATGCGCAAGCAGCGCTTTCAGCAGCTGCGACTCTCGGTGTGAAGGGCTCAGCAGCTCAAGATGCATTGAGTGGATTTGAAGGAACGTGGCGACGCTATGAATATAAAGGCGAGCAAAAAGTCGGGAAGGCTACCGGCGCTCTTTTCTATGATGATTACGCTCACCACCCAAGTGAGATCAAGACCACCCTCGCTGCATTTCGCGAGCAGTATCCTGACCGAAATCTGCGCATTATTTTCCAGCCTCACCTCTATTCGCGCACGTCTCAGCTACTCGATGCCTTTGCGGAAAGTTTTGAGCAAGCAGACGAAGTGATCGTGGCACCGATCTACGCCGCTCGAGAAGATCCCGCAGAAGGTGTAGACAATCACGCACTTACCGAGGCGATCGTGAAGCACGGTACTCCCGCGAATGTTCGCGCTCTTGATTCATTTGAAGCGATCGCCGAATATATCTCTGACTCACTTGAGCCGAGCGATCTAGTGGTCACCTTCGGCGCCGGCGATATCAGCGCTATTCACAGTCATTTTGTGTAGCCCTACGCAAGCGCTCTCTGCTATACTTGAGGTGTATTATTATGCTTAAGTTACCCTCTTCATCAACGCTCTATATCAGTAGTGCCTGTATTGTCATAGTAGGCGCTATTACTATGCTTATATTTGCTCCTCACTTAGAGCTTGGATCTATTGAGTACGATGCTTCCGAGGCTTCTGCGACAGGTGTGGTTTCTAGCGCAACAAGTACACAAGGAGAGAAAGAGAAGGAAGATGATCCGGTCGAGACCGTAGCGCATGTTGAGACACCTGATTCGGTCCGAGCGATCTATATGACCACCTGCGCCGCCTCTACACCAAGTTTCCGACAGCGCCTTACTGACTTGCTCAAAACAACCGAGGTTAACTCGATCGTGATCGATATCAAGGATTACTCCGGCGGGATCAGTTTCCCGGTGAATGACCCTGAGCTTAAGCCTGCGCAAGGGATCAATTGTTTCGTGCCGGACATGAAAGAGTTCATTGAGGAGCTTCACGAAATGGGCGTCTATGTTATCGGTCGCATCACGGTCTTTCAGGATCCGTTCTATGCCAGACGCAATCCGGACGTAGCGGTTCAGCGAGGAGACGGAAGTGTCTGGACAGACGGCAAAGGACTTAGCTTTACCGACCCGAGCGCGCGTCAGGTGTGGGAGTATACGATCACGCTTTCCCAGGAGTCGTATGCACTTGGATTTGATGAGCTGAACTATGACTACATTCGGTTCCCCTCTGACGGAAACATGAAGGACATCAAGTTTCCGGTCAGTGGCGACCGAGCCAAGGACGTAGTGATTGAAGAATTCTTTGCGTATTTGTTTGAGAAAGTAAATGACCCGGAAGTGTTCCCGAACGGCTCACCTGTCACCTCGGCTGATCTGTTCGGTATGGTAACAACGAATTACGATCATCTCGGTATTGGCCAGGTGCTGGAGCGAGCGATGCCGTACTTTGATTATATCGCCCCAATGGTTTACCCGAGCCACTATCCAAACGGCTTCAACGGTTGGGCGAATCCAAATCATTACCCGTACGAGATCATCAAATACACCATGAGCCGTGGAGCTGACCGAGCGGTGGCAACAACCACGAGTATTGCTTTTTCCGGCGCAAAACGGATCGGCACCAGCACACCTGCCGTGTATGAAAAGGAGGTGTACGACAAAGACAAGCTTCGTCCGTGGCTTCAAGATTTTGACTATGGTGGGGACTACGGACCCGACGAAGTTCGGGCACAGATCCAAGCAACCTACGACGCCGGGCTCGACAGCTGGATGTTGTGGGACCCGGGAAACTACTACACCCGCGAGGCGCTCAAATCAGCCAGTAGTTCAGGAGGAATGTGATACCGGTAAAATTTTTCTTACAGATACTGTTTGGTGTGATAAAATGCAGACATGAGTAATGAAGAGCGTGTAACGTACTTTGCGAAAACTGATTCACGCAATCGCCAAAAAACCTTCGGCATTAAAGCGAAGGACCGGAGCCGTCATGTCTATGTGATCGGAAAGACCGGCATGGGAAAGTCCACTCTGCTTGAGAACATGGCGATCCAGGACCTCCGCAATGGCGAGGGTATCGCTTTCATTGATCCGCACGGCAAGACCGCTGATCTCTTGCTGGACTATGTACCGGAAGAGCGTCTCGATGATGTGGTATATTTTGCCCCGTTCGACATGGAGCATCCGCTCTCTTTCAACGTGATGGAGGATGTCGGGGCTGATAAGCGCCACTTGGTAGCAAGTGGCTTGATGAGTAGTTTCAAAAAGATCTGGATAGACGCGTGGTCCGCACGAATGGAGTACATTTTAAATAACATTCTCTTAGCGCTTTTGGAGTACCCCGACTCAACCTTGATGGGAGTGAACCGAATGCTTGCTGATAAAGATTATCGAAAGAAGGTGGTAGAGAACGTCACTGACACCTCGGTCCGGGCGTTTTGGACCGATGAGTTTGCCAAGTACGGCGAGCGGTATATGCAGGAGGCCGGCGCCGCTATCCAGAACAAGATCGGTCAGTTTATTTCCAATCCGGTCATTCGCAATATCATTGGTCAGCCACATTCCAGTTTTGATCTGCGTCGGATCATGGATGAGCGTAAGATCGTGATCATTAACCTCTCCAAGGGGCGAGTCGGCGAGACGAACGCCAACCTCTTGGGCGGTATGCTTATCACCAAAATGTATCTCTCTGCCATGTCGCGCGCCGACACTGACCCGGAGACCATGGAGAAGTTGCCGAACTTCTATCTTTTTGTGGATGAGTTCCAGTCCTTCGCCAACGAGTCCTTTGCCGACATTCTCTCCGAGGCACGTAAGTACAAGCTGAACCTCACCATGGCTCACCAGTATATCGAGCAGATGGATGAGACCGTGCGCGCCGCGGTCTTTGGCAACGTCGGTACTATGATCACCTTCCGTGTGGGAGCATATGACGCTGAGTTCCTCGAGAAAGAATTCGAGCCGGTCTTTGATGCCAACGATCTGGTGAACCTCGGCTTTGCGCAGATCTATTTAAAGCTGATGATCGACGGTGTGTCCTCGCCGCCATTCTCAGCTATTACCTTGCCACCGTTAGAAGAAAAAGACACCTCGCACAGAAACGAGGTTATTGATGCGTCACGGGCGAACTATTCGAAGTCGCGCGAGGAGGTAGAAAAGTCTATTAACGAATGGCAAGGTATTCATGTGAAAGACTATGAAGAATCACCGGCGGATAAGCAGCAGAAGAAGAAACCCAAAAGGGACCAGCAGAAGGATCAGCAGAAAGACCCGTCAAAAGCACAAGGTACCGACCGGCAGCGAGGGGAAGCAAGACCGCAATCACAACACTCCGGGCACAGCAACGGGGCTTCTCAAAAGCCGGCGGAAGGAAAGAGTAGCGATGAGTTGCGTGCCGCGCTTGCAGCTATCAGCAAGCAGGTAAGTCAAGGTCAGAAGACAGATCAGACGACCAATCAGAAGGAAAATAAATCTAAACAAGAGAATAGTGCTTCTCGATCGGATCGGAAAAGACCACGAAAAGATACGTCCGGCACATCTCTCAAAGATGCGCTTAAAGAGCGAGGCCTGCTTGGTAGCAACGACTCAGCACCAAAGGAAAAAGAAGAAGTGAAAGAACAGCCGGACAAGAGCGAAAAAATGAACGAAAAGAAGAGCAAGGATGAAAGAGACAACAAAGAAAAAGATCAACAAGAGAGTATTCCGGAGGAAAAACCAAAAGAAAAGAAATTTCGAGAAGTCCCCCGAGAAGTCCTCGATGAGCTTCTTGGTGCTGACGAAGATGACCCAAAGAACGCAAAACGCTAATTATATACCGTTTGGATAATGTCTTGGAAGATCGCACAAACACTCATTCTTATTGCGATTTTCTCTGTGCCGGTGTTTTCACTCCAGGCAGATCATGCGATCAATATAAATACAGCGAGTGTGGAGATGCTCCAAGAGCTCACCGGTGTCGGAGAAGTAAAGGCCGGTGACATTGTTGCGTACAGAGATAATAATGGCCACTTTAGTTCGATCAGCGAGATTGAAGAAGTGAGCGGTATCGGCCCGGCAACCTTCAACGGTATAAAAGACCACATTACGGTAAGCGGTTCTTCCGATACTGATACAGACGACACTGATGACGACGATGATACAGATACCAAGGAGGAGGAAAACACCACGGACGACTCAAAGAGTGAAGAAGACGCAGAGAGAAGTAGTTCCAGCTCCGGCGGTAGCGATGACTACGAGAGCAAGATGGAGTCACCACTTTCGGTCTCGCTCGATCTCTCACCCTCTGTTGCTGTGGCCGGAGCCCCGGTAACCTTTATGGTCGATGCACGCATTGAAGAGAGTGAGGCAAACACAACTTCCTTTGATTGGAATCTGGGCGATGGTACCCAGGCACAGGGAAAGGAAGTGACGCATATCTATGCAGCTCCGGGTACGTACGTTGTGGTGATCAATGCTGAAACACGCACAAAAGAAGCGCGGATCAAAGAGACGATCACGGTCCACGAAGGAGGTGTATCGATACGTGACGTCTCGCTTTCTCCCGATGGGTCGATCACCCTCACCAACAATGACGTTCAGGAATATCTGCTGACCGGTTGGCATCTTTCAGCCGGTGGGCAGACATATACGATCCCCGACGATACATTCATAGCCGGAGGCAGCTCGATCACCTTGCCTTCGGTGGTTACCGGCCTGGAGCTTGCCCGGCCGGATGTCTCACTCTTGTATCCGAACGGCGATCTAGCCGATAAGTATAATACACAGGAGCCAAAACAGGCTGATGCCTCACAGACTAGATTAGAGACCAACCCAAGCAATTCAGCGCCTGTTCAGTCGGCAGCTGAGAATGCGGTTGCCGAAGAAGAAGACGGTGAAGCGGGTGATGAAGGAGGCGGGGAAGTACGAGGCACGACAAGCGTTGCCGCTTCGGTCTCGCTTTCTGATTCATCCGGCAAGCTCTGGCCGTGGCTTGCCGGCTTGCTTGGCGTCGTTGCGCTGGGTATACTCGGGTTTATCGTAGCAAAGCCCCAGGAGGGTCTTGAGGAAGGTCTTGTAGCCCAAGAGACAGCAGAAACAGAGATAGCAGCAGGTGATTCCGCTGATGATTACGAGATCTTAGAGAGTCTTCCTAACGACGAGAGGCAGAAACGAAACGTATGATCGAATCTCACTTTAAAGTACTTATCGTCGTTACCCGAGGAACAGTCGGCGGAGCCCAGACCTCTGTGTTCAACCTTGCCCGCCAACTCGCTCGAAGCCCTCAGGCAGACGTGACCGTCGGCTCCGGCGAGGGAGAGCACCTGGCACTGCGCTGCCGGGCCGCCGGTATTGAGCACGTTCGATTCGAATACTTACGCCGTAGCCTTAATCCGATCTACGCCGTGCGCTCGATCGCCGAGTTTGTGCGGCACTTTAATCAAGAGCAGTACGATGTTGTACACATCAACAGCTCAAATGCACTTTTTGCCGCCCTCGCCGCAAAACTCTCAAAGAAAAAACCATGGATCGTGTTTACATTCCGCGGTCTCTCGCTCCTCGACGAGCACTATGAGATGTCGAGCCTAAAGCGACGACTCTATATCTGGATATACCGGATCCTGCTCGCGTTCGTTGATGAGCCGGTCTTTGTGAGTTTTGAGAATTTCGAGACCGCCACGCGGATGGGGCTGGTTAAGGAAGGCGCCGGCACCGTGATCTACAACGGACTGGACCCTGAGGAGCTTGTCTTTGAAGATCGCTCTGAGGCCCGGCAGGCGCTCGCTGAGTTATCCGGCGCGAAGATAACCGACGAGACGTTTCTTATCGGATCGATCGGCCGACTGGCGTACCAGAAGAATTATGAGTTTTTGATAGATCAAATTGCTGATCTGTCGGGTAAGCATCCTTTACTCAAAGTTGTTATTATTGGCGATGGTCCTTTACATAAAACTATCCTTGGCCATATTCGGAGAGAAGGGCTTGAGCAAATAATATATTTGCCCGGCGAGATCCCTGAAGCTTCTCGTTATATGAGAGGTCTTGATCTTTTTGTTCTACCAAGCCGGTACGAGGGGCTTTCGGTCACCCTGATAGAGACGCTCTTTGCCGGGGTGTCGGTCCTTGCCTCGGATGTCGGTGGAGCGCGTGAGCAGTTCGAGCAAGCGCCGTTTCAGGTATATCCTTTGGATAACAGCGAAGAATTTCAGAAGCGTCTCTCGCGCTTGATCGAGCACGCGGATGTGCGGGCCGAGCTCGCCGAGGCAAACAAAAACCGCGCAAACGATTTTCACATCAGCAAAACCGCCGCCGGGTACCGGAGCGTGTATAATGAAGCACATAATACATCACGGTCGCAATCGTAGATTATGAACACAAAACCGAAAGCATTATATATCAGACGGGATCATTCACGTGAGCCGTTAAAAAAGAGGATCGTTTCAACATGGCGTCATTTTGCGTATTACACCGGTCAGGAAGGGTTTTTTGAAGAAGCGCTTGCGTCCCAGTTTGATGTGACAGAACAGACCGCTGAAGCGTTTCTAAAGAGTGGAAAGAATGCTCAAGGGTACGATGCGGTTGTTGTGAATTTTAAGTGCGATCACAAAGCTATTGCGTCAGATCGATATGAAGCAATGAGGATTATCGCTGAAGGTGTTTCAGTACCAACAGTGTTGTTTATCGGACTTGACCGCGCCGCGCATATGCCCGTTAACGAGGTTTTGGATCAGTATGATGTTGTGGTAAAGCGAGAGCCGTTCATCGACCGCGACAGGTATTCCTTGTCAGAAAGCAATAAGCACAAGATCATCGCGTCTATGCTTTCATGTCCGCTGTTACGCCGGGAGAAAACGCCGATCGTAAAACCGATCACATGGCTCACGAACCAGCGTCAAACCGCTCAAGAAAATGAAGCGTATAAGTATGACGTGTTCTTTTCGGGGGCGGTCACGCGAGAGAATGATGTACGACCGGATGTATGGCGACGGGTCCTCGAGGAGCCAGACATTAACGCGTACGGCGGACTACAGCCGAGCGCCTCACGTGATCGTCTGCCCGATCCTGAACTCGAGTTCGGCAAGCTGACACCCCAGGAGTTCATTGATACGATCCATCGTTCAAAGATAAATCTTGCCCTCGACGGGATCGGCGAGTTCACGTACCGGCATAATGAGCTGTGGCACCTGGGTGCGTTTATGATCAGCAGTCCTTCGTTTCGTGATCTGGAGATACCGCTTCCGGCCAAAGAAGATGTACATTATGTCTCATACAACAACCTCGATGAGTTAATAGAGAAGATCCACTACTATCTCGAGCATGACGCAGAGCGGAATAAAATTGCTCACGCCGGAAAGGAGATGTTTGATCAATACTACAACCCAAAGAGTCACGGGCGAGATATAAAGCAAGCGGTAGATCAGCTGCGTATTAGTGGAGAGTGATGATATAGTATCGACTATGGAAACAGGAGCACTCGCCATATCCACAATCATATTTCTAAGTGTTTGTTTGTTCTTATTGGTTAATAACAAAAGATTGCGTGATGAACTTCGACGAGTGGAGAAAGAGAAGCAAGAAGAGGAAGAATCATTTGAACGGTCAGGTGGTTTAGAGGAATATCACGCTGAACGTCAGCGAGTGAAAGATGAGCGCAAAGATAGCATTCTTGTTCTTTTCGAGGGCAAGAAGAAGATCAAGAACGCTGACGTTGTGAATGTGTTGGATGTATCCTCGGCAACAGCGACCCGGTATTTGGATGAGTTGGAGGAAGAAGGACGTATTCAACAGAATGGCACAACCGGAAGAAGCGTGGTATACGTAGCGGTAAAATAAACAGCTCACATTGCTTGTGAGCCGTTTAGAAAGCCTATATATGGCGGAAAACCAACAAAAACCAAAGATACTGATCGTTATTAGCAACCTCGAAGTCGGTGGTGGTGCTCAGCGGGTTGCATCTACAGTCGGGAACGAACTGAGTGATAAGGGCTTTGAGACGCATCTGCTTACGTTCTATGAATATCCGCAGACGTATCCGTATTACGGGGTTTATTATAGTAGGCATGAGAAGCCAAAGAAATTCAGTAAACCGATAAAAGCAGTGATGCGGGTTTGGGATATTGCACAGTATTGTAAACGACATAATATACAAACGACAGTAGCCTTCCTTGAAGAGGCGAGTTTTTATTCCATACTAACGAAGCTTTTTTTCAACAGAAGTAGAATAATAGTTTCAGTGAGAAACAATCCTCATTATAGAAACACATTATATAAAGTCTTAATGCGGCTCCTATATCCATTTGCTGACAGAGTGATCTCTGTCACAAGAGGTATTGAAGAGATCCTAAAAAAAGATTATAAATTAACGAACACAGCGACGATATATAATCCGATTGATAAAGAGATGATAGAAAAAAGAGCAGAAAACCCCCTTCCGGAAGAATTTCGCTGGGTAGAAAATAGAACACCTTTATTTATATCTATAGGACGTTTGGTCCAACAAAAAGGTCAATGGCATCTCGTACGCGCGTTTCAAAAAGTTGTGGAAAAAAATAATGATGCAACGCTTGTCCTTGTCGGGGATGGGAAATTGAAAGATAAACTAAAAAAACTCATTGCTGATTGCGGCTTGAATAATAATGTTTTTTTGTTCGGAAAACAGAGCAACGTTTTTTCTTTTCTTAAAGCAAGTGATGTATTCATATTTAGTTCTCTCTGGGAAGGGATGCCTAACACGGTACTTGAAGCTCTTGCAGTCAATTTGCCGGTTGTCACAACTGATTGTGCTACTGGTCCGCGTGAGATCATCGCGCCGGAGCTTGGTATTTTTGAAAATATTACATACCCCTACATGACACAGTATGGTATTTTGACCATGCCGCTTGGTTTTGAACAAATTTGGGAAAGCAGTGAATCATGCGCATTGACGCAAGAGGAGAAAGTATTTGCTGATGCTATGATACAGATCTTAGAAAAACCGCTCAAAGATCGGCTAACCGGTCTTAAGGCGTTTCAAATGAATTCTGTTATTGAGCAGTGGTGTAGAGTAGTTAGCGAGAAGGAGGAATAATATCGAGTCGTGGCCGTTCAGTTCTTCGATCGTTTTCTACGGACTGTTCGTCTCGCCGTAAGGCGATCGTGTTTTTACAGCTATCAATTACATACCAGTGGCCGCCTGCAAGCAGTTCGCCAACAACTCGAGTAACGCCCGAAAAAGAAATGTGATCATCAAATATGAGACAGCCTCCATCTCTTACGTACGGTGCGAATTTATCTGCATCCTTGCGGCAGGCTTCATATGAGTGATCTGCATCAATAAAGACAAGGTCAAATGTACTATTTTCTGGAACAGCAACATG from Candidatus Paceibacterota bacterium includes the following:
- the murC gene encoding UDP-N-acetylmuramate--L-alanine ligase; its protein translation is MEKKHYYFIGIGGIGMSALARMMLNEGHTVSGSDRAQSKLTETLETEGVSVVYEQNAQNITDEIDQVVYTMAIPQDHPELAAAREGGLVTLSYPEMLGEISKDKYTIAIAGTHGKTTTTAMVARILIEAGYDPTVIVGSLLRKGSVDTSTDTAEKEQWGSNFIPGKSDYLVVEACEYKRSFLHLNPNVLIITNIEEDHLDYYKNLADIQSAFDKLAEKVPSDGAIICNPQSTNVMPVVGRYREHVVDYTQTPLDGVTLRVPGEHNKANAQAALSAAATLGVKGSAAQDALSGFEGTWRRYEYKGEQKVGKATGALFYDDYAHHPSEIKTTLAAFREQYPDRNLRIIFQPHLYSRTSQLLDAFAESFEQADEVIVAPIYAAREDPAEGVDNHALTEAIVKHGTPANVRALDSFEAIAEYISDSLEPSDLVVTFGAGDISAIHSHFV
- a CDS encoding putative glycoside hydrolase is translated as MLIFAPHLELGSIEYDASEASATGVVSSATSTQGEKEKEDDPVETVAHVETPDSVRAIYMTTCAASTPSFRQRLTDLLKTTEVNSIVIDIKDYSGGISFPVNDPELKPAQGINCFVPDMKEFIEELHEMGVYVIGRITVFQDPFYARRNPDVAVQRGDGSVWTDGKGLSFTDPSARQVWEYTITLSQESYALGFDELNYDYIRFPSDGNMKDIKFPVSGDRAKDVVIEEFFAYLFEKVNDPEVFPNGSPVTSADLFGMVTTNYDHLGIGQVLERAMPYFDYIAPMVYPSHYPNGFNGWANPNHYPYEIIKYTMSRGADRAVATTTSIAFSGAKRIGTSTPAVYEKEVYDKDKLRPWLQDFDYGGDYGPDEVRAQIQATYDAGLDSWMLWDPGNYYTREALKSASSSGGM
- a CDS encoding type IV secretory system conjugative DNA transfer family protein, with product MSNEERVTYFAKTDSRNRQKTFGIKAKDRSRHVYVIGKTGMGKSTLLENMAIQDLRNGEGIAFIDPHGKTADLLLDYVPEERLDDVVYFAPFDMEHPLSFNVMEDVGADKRHLVASGLMSSFKKIWIDAWSARMEYILNNILLALLEYPDSTLMGVNRMLADKDYRKKVVENVTDTSVRAFWTDEFAKYGERYMQEAGAAIQNKIGQFISNPVIRNIIGQPHSSFDLRRIMDERKIVIINLSKGRVGETNANLLGGMLITKMYLSAMSRADTDPETMEKLPNFYLFVDEFQSFANESFADILSEARKYKLNLTMAHQYIEQMDETVRAAVFGNVGTMITFRVGAYDAEFLEKEFEPVFDANDLVNLGFAQIYLKLMIDGVSSPPFSAITLPPLEEKDTSHRNEVIDASRANYSKSREEVEKSINEWQGIHVKDYEESPADKQQKKKPKRDQQKDQQKDPSKAQGTDRQRGEARPQSQHSGHSNGASQKPAEGKSSDELRAALAAISKQVSQGQKTDQTTNQKENKSKQENSASRSDRKRPRKDTSGTSLKDALKERGLLGSNDSAPKEKEEVKEQPDKSEKMNEKKSKDERDNKEKDQQESIPEEKPKEKKFREVPREVLDELLGADEDDPKNAKR
- a CDS encoding helix-hairpin-helix domain-containing protein, producing MSWKIAQTLILIAIFSVPVFSLQADHAININTASVEMLQELTGVGEVKAGDIVAYRDNNGHFSSISEIEEVSGIGPATFNGIKDHITVSGSSDTDTDDTDDDDDTDTKEEENTTDDSKSEEDAERSSSSSGGSDDYESKMESPLSVSLDLSPSVAVAGAPVTFMVDARIEESEANTTSFDWNLGDGTQAQGKEVTHIYAAPGTYVVVINAETRTKEARIKETITVHEGGVSIRDVSLSPDGSITLTNNDVQEYLLTGWHLSAGGQTYTIPDDTFIAGGSSITLPSVVTGLELARPDVSLLYPNGDLADKYNTQEPKQADASQTRLETNPSNSAPVQSAAENAVAEEEDGEAGDEGGGEVRGTTSVAASVSLSDSSGKLWPWLAGLLGVVALGILGFIVAKPQEGLEEGLVAQETAETEIAAGDSADDYEILESLPNDERQKRNV
- a CDS encoding glycosyltransferase; this encodes MIESHFKVLIVVTRGTVGGAQTSVFNLARQLARSPQADVTVGSGEGEHLALRCRAAGIEHVRFEYLRRSLNPIYAVRSIAEFVRHFNQEQYDVVHINSSNALFAALAAKLSKKKPWIVFTFRGLSLLDEHYEMSSLKRRLYIWIYRILLAFVDEPVFVSFENFETATRMGLVKEGAGTVIYNGLDPEELVFEDRSEARQALAELSGAKITDETFLIGSIGRLAYQKNYEFLIDQIADLSGKHPLLKVVIIGDGPLHKTILGHIRREGLEQIIYLPGEIPEASRYMRGLDLFVLPSRYEGLSVTLIETLFAGVSVLASDVGGAREQFEQAPFQVYPLDNSEEFQKRLSRLIEHADVRAELAEANKNRANDFHISKTAAGYRSVYNEAHNTSRSQS
- a CDS encoding glycosyltransferase, which codes for MNTKPKALYIRRDHSREPLKKRIVSTWRHFAYYTGQEGFFEEALASQFDVTEQTAEAFLKSGKNAQGYDAVVVNFKCDHKAIASDRYEAMRIIAEGVSVPTVLFIGLDRAAHMPVNEVLDQYDVVVKREPFIDRDRYSLSESNKHKIIASMLSCPLLRREKTPIVKPITWLTNQRQTAQENEAYKYDVFFSGAVTRENDVRPDVWRRVLEEPDINAYGGLQPSASRDRLPDPELEFGKLTPQEFIDTIHRSKINLALDGIGEFTYRHNELWHLGAFMISSPSFRDLEIPLPAKEDVHYVSYNNLDELIEKIHYYLEHDAERNKIAHAGKEMFDQYYNPKSHGRDIKQAVDQLRISGE
- a CDS encoding glycosyltransferase, with protein sequence MAENQQKPKILIVISNLEVGGGAQRVASTVGNELSDKGFETHLLTFYEYPQTYPYYGVYYSRHEKPKKFSKPIKAVMRVWDIAQYCKRHNIQTTVAFLEEASFYSILTKLFFNRSRIIVSVRNNPHYRNTLYKVLMRLLYPFADRVISVTRGIEEILKKDYKLTNTATIYNPIDKEMIEKRAENPLPEEFRWVENRTPLFISIGRLVQQKGQWHLVRAFQKVVEKNNDATLVLVGDGKLKDKLKKLIADCGLNNNVFLFGKQSNVFSFLKASDVFIFSSLWEGMPNTVLEALAVNLPVVTTDCATGPREIIAPELGIFENITYPYMTQYGILTMPLGFEQIWESSESCALTQEEKVFADAMIQILEKPLKDRLTGLKAFQMNSVIEQWCRVVSEKEE